The following proteins come from a genomic window of Lycium ferocissimum isolate CSIRO_LF1 chromosome 4, AGI_CSIRO_Lferr_CH_V1, whole genome shotgun sequence:
- the LOC132051493 gene encoding putative pentatricopeptide repeat-containing protein At5g52630, whose protein sequence is MSYPLVQETASHFPKPSLNPQTQNIHNFELKFRAICNNLLSLTQSRTLPKGLSLHAHIIKSGIQIIPLVSHHLINFYSKLQLPLHSTQVFHETPFKSSTTWSSLISSLAQNEQPVLALSYFREMLRNGVRPDDHIFPCATKACGILGDYRIGQSIHGFALKIGFEFDVFVGSSLVDMYAKCERIEIAREVFDEMPDRNVVTWSGMIYGYAQMGEDEEALRLFKLALSEGLDVNDFTFSSVIRVCGNSTLLELGKQIHGLCLKTSYDSSSFIGSALISLYSKCGLVEGAYCVFDEVPVGNLGMWNAMLIACAQHGHTKKVFGLFKEMESVGMKPNFITFLCVLYACSHAGLVPEGKFYFDLMKKNGVEPGDQHYASLVDCFGRAGKLQEAVQVIEKMPMQPTESVWGALLTGCRIHKNTELAAYVADRVFELGPVSSGVHVLLSNAYAAAGRYQEAAKARKMLRDRGVKKETGLSWVEEGNKVHTFAAGDRCHSKSKEIYEKLDELGDYMEQAGYVADTNYVLQQVAGHEKSETIRYHSERLAIAFALIIFPPERPIRVMKNLRVCGDCHNAIKIISKCTERVIIVRDNNRFHRFEDGKCSCGDYW, encoded by the coding sequence atgagCTACCCACTTGTTCAAGAAACAGCTTCCCATTTCCCAAAACCCTCACTAAACCCACAAACACAAAACATCCACAATTTCGAGCTCAAATTCAGAGCCATATGCAACAATCTCTTATCCCTAACCCAATCAAGAACCTTACCCAAAGGCCTCTCTTTACACgctcatatcatcaaatcaggCATTCAAATTATCCCACTTGTTTCACACCACTTAATCAACTTCTACTCAAAACTCCAACTCCCACTTCATTCCACACAAGTCTTCCATGAAACACCTTTCAAGTCGTCAACCACTTGGAGTTCACTTATCTCTTCACTTGCCCAAAATGAACAACCCGTTCTTGCTTTAAGTTATTTTCGCGAAATGTTGCGTAATGGGGTTAGGCCTGATGATCATATTTTCCCTTGTGCAACCAAAGCGTGTGGGATTCTTGGTGATTATCGTATCGGGCAATCCATTCATGGGTTTGCTTTGAAAATTGGGTTtgagtttgatgtgtttgtaGGGAGTTCTTTGGTGGATATGTATGCGAAATGTGAGAGGATTGAGATTGCTCGTGAagtgtttgatgaaatgcctgACAGAAATGTGGTTACTTGGAGTGGAATGATATACGGCTATGCTCAAATGGGTGAGGATGAGGAAGCTTTGAGGCTTTTTAAACTTGCTTTAAGTGAAGGTTTGGATGTAAATGACTTTACCTTTTCGAGTGTGATTCGTGTGTGTGGGAATTCCACGTTGCTTGAATTAGGGAAGCAGATACACGGGTTGTGCTTGAAAACTAGCTATGATTCATCGAGTTTTATTGGGAGTGCGTTGATATCTTTGTACTCCAAGTGTGGTCTTGTTGAAGGTGCTTATTGTGTTTTTGATGAGGTTCCGGTTGGGAATTTAGGGATGTGGAACGCGATGTTGATCGCTTGTGCTCAGCACGGGCACACGAAAAAGGTATTTGGGTTGTTTAAGGAAATGGAGAGTGTTGGAATGAAGCCGAATTTCATTACCTTTTTATGTGTGCTATATGCTTGTAGCCATGCTGGGCTGGTTCCAGAAGGGAAATTTTACTTTGATTTAATGAAGAAAAATGGAGTTGAGCCTGGAGATCAACATTATGCTTCCCTTGTCGACTGTTTCGGCCGAGCTGGAAAATTACAAGAGGCGGTTCAAGTTATTGAGAAGATGCCAATGCAACCAACAGAATCTGTTTGGGGAGCTTTGTTGACTGGCTGTAGAATCCACAAGAACACTGAATTGGCAGCTTATGTGGCCGACAGGGTCTTTGAGTTAGGTCCTGTTAGCTCAGGTGTACACGTTCTACTGTCCAACGCATATGCTGCTGCTGGTAGATATCAAGAGGCTGCCAAAGCTAGAAAAATGCTTAGAGACAGAGGTGTGAAAAAGGAAACTGGTTTGAGTTGGGTTGAGGAAGGAAATAAAGTACACACATTTGCTGCTGGAGATAGGTGTCACTCAAAGTCTAAGGAGATATATGAAAAGTTGGATGAATTAGGTGATTACATGGAGCAAGCTGGGTATGTTGCAGACACAAATTATGTGTTGCAACAGGTTGCTGGCCATGAAAAGAGTGAGACTATCAGGTATCACAGCGAAAGGTTAGCCATTGCTTTTGCGCTTATCATCTTTCCACCCGAAAGGCCTATTAGAGTTATGAAAAACTTGCGTGTATGTGGCGATTGTCACAATGCAATAAAGATTATTTCGAAGTGCACCGAAAGAGTAATTATAGTGAGGGATAACAATCGATTTCATCGCTTTGAGGATGGGAAATGCTCGTGTGGCGACTATTGGTGA